The Bacillales bacterium genome contains a region encoding:
- a CDS encoding biotin transporter BioY, with protein sequence MKVIHMVYVALFTAIMAVLGVVPAIYLAFTPVPIVLQNMGVMLSGSMLGARLGALSQLLFLALVAAGAPVLTGGRGGLAVFFGVSGGYLIAYPIAAFVVGLLLARMQKPTYWRFLAANILGGVLVVYAIGIPYQAFMMDISLWHAIVISSVYIPGDLLKAVVASYLALRVRKHMSIHDKAGPMKQAG encoded by the coding sequence ATGAAAGTCATTCACATGGTTTATGTCGCGCTTTTCACGGCGATCATGGCGGTGCTCGGGGTCGTACCCGCAATCTACCTGGCGTTCACCCCGGTGCCGATCGTTTTGCAAAACATGGGGGTAATGCTGTCGGGAAGCATGCTCGGCGCGCGGCTCGGGGCGTTGAGCCAACTGTTGTTTTTGGCTCTCGTGGCTGCGGGCGCTCCGGTTTTGACGGGGGGCAGAGGCGGTCTCGCCGTGTTTTTCGGCGTGAGCGGCGGTTACTTGATTGCTTATCCGATTGCTGCTTTTGTCGTCGGATTGCTGTTGGCGCGCATGCAAAAACCTACATATTGGAGGTTTCTCGCCGCGAATATTCTCGGCGGCGTGCTGGTCGTTTATGCAATCGGGATTCCGTATCAAGCTTTTATGATGGATATTTCCTTATGGCATGCTATCGTTATTAGCAGCGTGTACATTCCGGGTGATTTGCTGAAAGCAGTTGTCGCGTCCTATCTGGCGTTGCGGGTGCGTAAGCATATGTCGATTCACGACAAGGCAGGTCCAATGAAACAGGCAGGTTGA
- a CDS encoding AMP-binding protein: MNIAGSYKIYAERFAERTALRFKDETYSYREWHAAVSQTAGWLAAYDDPKKRIGILLNNGPLFLQLFAGAAAAGWTAVPLDPKWKPREMRERLEATGVSFVVTAAILSEKFIDLPVSVIHEDDCKKQMLEASAVDALEDADKMPFYMGFTSGTTGRPKAFLRAHDSWVNSFRCNIEDFHLPPAAKVLIPGQLIHSHFLYGAVSTLYFGGTVVLLEKFNAGRVLDELERGTADTVFTVPTMNEALGREQRTLERRFRIISSGAKWQAASKQRLKDRFPGLQLYEFYGASELSFVSYLSGDDHQRKPKSVGKPFHNVLLEIRNNDRTCAPFERGKIFVKSDMTFLGYLGEHREPPQDGWHTVDDIGYLDEDGYLYIEGRENMMILYGGINVFPEEVETVLQAHPDIEEAAVIGTTDDYWGQLVTAVVKGEGTRRSLQAWCKQRLSAYKIPRRWHFVDELPHTPGGKIDRRRLAALVESEVSEHA, from the coding sequence ATGAACATTGCCGGTTCTTATAAAATTTACGCCGAGCGGTTCGCGGAGCGGACAGCTTTGCGTTTCAAAGATGAGACGTACAGTTATCGCGAGTGGCATGCAGCGGTGAGCCAAACGGCAGGTTGGCTCGCTGCATATGACGATCCGAAAAAAAGAATCGGCATTTTGCTGAACAACGGGCCGTTGTTCCTGCAGCTTTTTGCAGGGGCAGCGGCTGCCGGTTGGACGGCGGTGCCGCTTGACCCGAAATGGAAGCCGCGCGAAATGCGCGAGCGGCTGGAAGCGACGGGAGTTTCGTTCGTTGTGACGGCTGCAATTTTATCGGAAAAATTCATTGACCTTCCGGTTTCGGTCATACATGAAGATGACTGCAAGAAACAAATGTTGGAGGCTTCGGCGGTTGACGCTCTCGAGGATGCGGACAAGATGCCTTTTTATATGGGGTTTACTTCGGGGACGACCGGCCGCCCGAAGGCTTTTTTGCGTGCGCACGATTCGTGGGTGAACAGCTTTCGCTGCAACATCGAAGATTTTCACCTGCCGCCTGCTGCCAAAGTGCTCATTCCCGGGCAGCTCATTCATTCTCATTTTTTGTATGGAGCTGTTAGCACGTTATATTTTGGCGGAACGGTGGTGCTTTTGGAAAAATTCAATGCGGGGCGCGTGTTGGATGAACTTGAACGCGGGACAGCCGACACCGTTTTCACGGTCCCTACGATGAATGAAGCATTGGGGCGCGAGCAACGGACGCTTGAACGTCGTTTCCGCATCATCAGTTCCGGGGCGAAATGGCAAGCGGCTTCGAAACAGCGTTTGAAAGACCGTTTCCCAGGGCTCCAGCTGTATGAATTTTACGGGGCTTCGGAATTAAGCTTTGTTAGTTACTTGAGTGGGGACGATCACCAACGCAAACCGAAGTCCGTCGGCAAGCCGTTTCATAACGTGCTGCTTGAAATTCGCAACAATGATCGCACGTGCGCACCGTTTGAACGGGGGAAAATTTTCGTCAAAAGCGACATGACGTTTCTCGGTTATTTAGGGGAGCATCGCGAGCCGCCTCAGGACGGTTGGCATACGGTGGACGACATCGGTTATTTGGACGAGGATGGTTATTTGTATATTGAAGGACGCGAAAACATGATGATTTTGTACGGCGGCATCAACGTCTTTCCTGAGGAGGTCGAAACAGTGCTTCAGGCGCATCCGGACATCGAGGAAGCTGCGGTGATCGGCACGACAGACGATTACTGGGGACAGCTCGTGACGGCTGTTGTTAAGGGAGAGGGCACTCGGAGGTCGCTTCAGGCTTGGTGCAAGCAGCGATTATCGGCCTATAAAATTCCGAGGCGCTGGCATTTCGTCGATGAACTGCCTCATACGCCGGGCGGGAAGATCGATCGCCGCCGGTTAGCGGCCCTCGTTGAAAGCGAGGTGAGCGAGCATGCATAA